A section of the Elizabethkingia anophelis R26 genome encodes:
- a CDS encoding TonB-dependent receptor plug domain-containing protein, which translates to MVGNDRKFTLRILFLNLLFFVVGIVTVKSQDRSVHIRLEITDAESVAIGGAKLVLSSDANRYEARTDAKGLAVLDVIPGKYKIHIIKLSYQDYSTVLTFTNDARFSFRMAEKISNIEEVVITAKEGKGLTSSTIIDQRAMQHLQPSSFTDLLELLPGGRSGDPALNQMNRIRLREAGAAGNDYNTSSMGTAFLVNGAPLNSNANLQYTYDFLDKTRNGLKSRLNLTSGVDMRSIATDQIEKVEVLRGISSVIYGNLTSGIVKITNKSGYTRWKSRFKADGYSKLFALSKGFEDKDNGLKINTGINYLDAKSDPRDRLESYKRITANLAVAKEYTSNKATTRWQTNINYTGSLDGSKTDPDTDLSNLNSYEVNNHLVSFSNQFTYTRKQPSIYRETDIQITANQRFDKIKQTKFVQLENAMAFPLSRVEGEYDGYYPEAKYIADYTVDGKPLDVFVKMVNNFQFNYKAYKSELNAGFDWQLSKNWGRGQEYDIFRPIDPKSTFRPRAYRDVPAYVTSALFLESVNSVDVGRHKLTLALGIRGNIMMNLPSHFNMHGKIYADPRANFQWELPAFELLNKKTKIDFTLGYGKQSLFPDLNLLYPELYYRDVQQLNYFHNNPAYRRVNYKTMIYNAQNPEIEPAVNEKFEARADLAFGLHQLSVTVFKEKMNNGFRSMNQYAVYQYKKYDTSVLDHNAITAPPDISTLSYQTVNENLIYATQRNGSRMDKEGVEFQYSSNRVPVINTRFTLSGAWFRTKYGNSLPVFRTNDYIIGGKPYPYLGLYEGMEPRSVNEVLNTNLMLDTYIPRLDLIFSSSFQFSWYSAGRLLSMNGVPSHYVDGEGNIFPFDPEAAKGTLLERLIIVQNDNRFNTSRRPMEMNLNLKVTKSFRNKSIVVSMFANRLFSYYAPYWNNGIRINRKGANDPYFGMEVNFNL; encoded by the coding sequence ATGGTAGGTAATGACAGGAAATTTACTTTAAGAATACTTTTTTTAAATCTTCTTTTTTTTGTTGTAGGTATTGTAACAGTAAAGTCTCAGGACAGATCTGTTCATATCAGGTTAGAAATAACTGATGCCGAATCTGTAGCTATTGGCGGTGCAAAGCTTGTACTGTCGTCTGATGCTAATCGGTATGAAGCCCGTACTGATGCTAAAGGTCTCGCGGTACTGGATGTTATTCCGGGAAAGTATAAGATTCATATTATCAAGCTTTCTTATCAGGATTATTCTACTGTACTTACATTTACAAATGATGCCCGCTTTAGTTTTCGGATGGCTGAGAAAATCAGCAATATTGAAGAAGTAGTAATCACGGCTAAGGAAGGTAAGGGTTTAACTTCATCTACTATTATCGATCAACGGGCTATGCAACATTTGCAACCCTCTAGTTTTACAGACTTACTGGAGCTACTTCCCGGAGGTCGTTCTGGTGATCCGGCTCTGAACCAGATGAACCGAATACGGCTTCGTGAGGCAGGAGCTGCAGGTAATGATTACAATACTTCGTCCATGGGAACTGCGTTTTTGGTGAACGGAGCACCATTAAATTCAAATGCCAACCTGCAATATACCTACGACTTTTTAGATAAAACAAGAAACGGATTAAAGAGCAGGCTTAATCTAACGAGTGGTGTAGACATGCGTAGTATTGCCACTGACCAGATCGAGAAAGTTGAAGTGCTGCGCGGGATTTCTTCGGTTATATACGGTAACCTGACATCAGGAATAGTGAAGATTACTAATAAATCCGGTTATACAAGATGGAAATCCAGATTTAAAGCAGATGGTTACAGTAAGCTTTTTGCTTTGAGTAAAGGTTTCGAGGATAAAGATAACGGGCTGAAGATTAATACAGGAATTAATTACCTCGATGCTAAATCCGATCCCAGAGACCGGCTGGAAAGTTATAAAAGAATCACCGCTAATCTGGCAGTTGCAAAAGAGTATACATCGAACAAAGCCACAACCAGGTGGCAAACCAATATAAACTACACCGGCTCTCTGGATGGATCGAAAACGGATCCTGATACAGATTTGTCCAATCTGAATTCGTATGAGGTCAATAACCATTTGGTGAGTTTCTCGAATCAGTTTACTTATACCAGAAAGCAGCCGTCAATTTACAGAGAAACAGATATCCAGATAACCGCTAATCAAAGATTTGATAAGATAAAACAGACCAAATTTGTTCAACTGGAGAATGCGATGGCTTTTCCTTTATCAAGGGTTGAGGGAGAATATGACGGTTATTATCCCGAGGCTAAATATATTGCTGACTATACTGTAGATGGTAAGCCATTGGATGTTTTTGTAAAAATGGTCAACAATTTTCAGTTTAACTATAAAGCTTATAAAAGTGAACTGAATGCGGGTTTTGACTGGCAGTTGAGTAAAAACTGGGGCAGAGGACAGGAATATGATATTTTCAGACCTATAGATCCTAAATCTACTTTCAGACCACGCGCATATCGCGACGTACCTGCGTATGTAACTTCAGCATTGTTTCTGGAATCTGTAAATTCAGTAGATGTTGGACGGCACAAACTAACGCTGGCATTGGGAATCAGAGGAAATATTATGATGAATCTTCCTTCTCATTTCAACATGCACGGAAAAATATATGCAGATCCCAGAGCAAATTTTCAGTGGGAGCTACCAGCATTCGAATTACTAAACAAAAAGACAAAAATAGATTTTACGCTGGGGTATGGTAAACAAAGCCTGTTTCCGGATTTAAATCTCTTGTATCCGGAACTGTATTACAGAGATGTTCAGCAACTCAACTATTTTCATAACAATCCGGCTTACAGAAGAGTTAATTATAAAACAATGATTTATAATGCTCAGAATCCGGAAATAGAACCTGCCGTCAATGAGAAATTTGAAGCAAGAGCCGATTTAGCTTTCGGGCTACATCAGCTATCGGTTACGGTATTTAAGGAGAAAATGAACAATGGATTCCGTTCTATGAATCAATATGCCGTTTACCAGTACAAAAAATATGATACATCGGTACTGGATCACAATGCTATTACAGCACCTCCCGATATCAGTACATTGTCTTATCAGACGGTTAATGAAAATCTGATCTATGCAACTCAGCGAAACGGAAGCAGAATGGATAAAGAAGGTGTGGAGTTTCAGTATTCATCTAATAGAGTTCCGGTAATCAATACCCGGTTTACACTAAGCGGAGCATGGTTCCGAACTAAGTATGGAAACAGCCTTCCCGTATTCAGAACGAATGATTATATAATCGGAGGCAAACCTTATCCATACCTGGGTTTGTATGAAGGCATGGAGCCCCGATCTGTAAACGAAGTGCTGAATACAAATCTGATGCTGGATACTTATATTCCGCGTTTGGATCTTATTTTTTCATCATCATTTCAATTTTCATGGTATTCGGCAGGAAGGCTATTGTCTATGAACGGGGTGCCAAGTCATTATGTAGACGGAGAAGGGAATATATTTCCTTTTGATCCGGAAGCTGCGAAAGGAACTCTTTTGGAGAGGTTGATTATTGTGCAGAATGATAATCGGTTCAATACTTCCAGAAGACCTATGGAGATGAATCTTAATCTCAAGGTTACTAAAAGCTTCAGAAACAAAAGTATTGTTGTTTCGATGTTTGCCAACAGGCTTTTCAGTTATTATGCGCCTTATTGGAATAACGGAATCCGCATTAACAGAAAAGGAGCAAACGATCCGTACTTCGGTATGGAAGTCAATTTCAATTTATAA
- a CDS encoding DUF4876 domain-containing protein: MLKHLLRTLLLLCAVAGFTACSSDRDFSEQQTTLKLELKVPENIKVKEYKQLTVSFKELNTGFSTSKELKNTNTLQVVLPAGTYNVTVEGTISYTDDSGVAETKIGGLQSGLVVNGNELSKSIAIAPKSTSNDLILEEIFFTGSKTPEGQFYFGDQYFKITNNTDQVLYADGMLLIQSSFMTNEKQDYTPNIMGNALTARAIIKIPGTGNTYPVQPGESVIIAEDAINHKEFNPLSIDLSKVNFQIFKGENDVDNPKVTKMINVDGEMVIHTQGYYAYALARMPKGMTDEALISQNTYTYKYDFAFGGDVFPMDDTGVKIPNEWVTDVVNLSVKDSFQWIVTSPALDMGWTSVAAFEGDQNRFGKSVRRKIIGKSANGKNIYKDTNNSTVDFDHGVKPSLFN, encoded by the coding sequence ATGCTAAAACATTTACTAAGAACACTGTTACTATTGTGTGCTGTGGCAGGTTTTACAGCCTGTTCTTCCGATCGTGATTTTTCGGAACAACAAACTACTCTGAAACTTGAATTAAAGGTACCTGAAAATATTAAAGTTAAGGAATATAAACAGCTTACAGTTAGTTTCAAAGAACTGAATACAGGATTCTCTACCAGCAAAGAATTAAAGAATACCAATACTTTGCAGGTTGTGCTCCCTGCGGGAACTTATAATGTAACGGTGGAGGGAACAATTTCCTATACAGATGATTCCGGAGTGGCTGAAACAAAGATAGGCGGATTACAATCTGGTCTTGTGGTAAACGGAAATGAGCTAAGTAAATCTATTGCTATTGCGCCGAAATCTACGAGTAATGATCTTATTTTAGAGGAGATATTCTTTACCGGGAGCAAAACACCGGAAGGGCAGTTTTATTTTGGGGATCAGTATTTTAAGATTACCAATAATACAGATCAGGTATTGTATGCAGACGGTATGCTCCTGATTCAGTCCAGCTTTATGACAAATGAAAAACAGGATTATACTCCTAATATCATGGGAAATGCTTTAACTGCCAGAGCTATTATTAAAATTCCGGGAACAGGTAATACCTATCCGGTACAACCGGGCGAATCTGTTATTATTGCTGAGGATGCGATTAACCATAAAGAGTTCAATCCTCTATCTATAGACCTGTCTAAGGTAAACTTTCAGATATTCAAGGGAGAGAATGATGTAGATAATCCTAAAGTCACTAAAATGATTAATGTAGATGGCGAAATGGTAATTCATACCCAGGGGTATTATGCTTATGCTTTAGCCCGTATGCCAAAAGGGATGACCGATGAAGCCTTAATTAGCCAGAATACTTATACTTATAAATATGATTTTGCTTTTGGGGGAGACGTATTCCCAATGGATGATACAGGGGTAAAAATTCCGAATGAATGGGTGACTGACGTTGTAAACCTTAGTGTAAAGGATTCTTTCCAATGGATAGTGACTTCTCCGGCTTTGGATATGGGATGGACTTCTGTAGCAGCATTTGAAGGAGACCAGAATCGCTTTGGAAAGTCTGTCCGCAGAAAGATTATCGGGAAGTCTGCAAATGGTAAGAACATTTATAAAGACACCAACAATTCTACTGTGGATTTTGACCACGGCGTAAAACCATCATTATTCAATTAA
- a CDS encoding cytochrome-c peroxidase — MRKFSDLKLILLIGGVSFFFMQYTIQRYSVDYGEVVEQYKQPSKYWPKPVVDPSVQWKEFEAIEQDSNYYETQELPEVVLGKKLFFDPKLSASSQISCSSCHNPELGWADRQEVALGNDHLQGKRNTQSLFNIAERESFFWDGRAKTLEEQLVGPISAHNEMNMKPEKLASKLAKYTEYRKLFREVYQSDHITFDKIAKALATFQRTIRSQPSKLDKFIKGDYKALSDKEIYGMHVFRTKAGCMNCHYGKYMTDESFHNIGLTYYKREYEDLGRYNITKDPDDTGKFKTPSLRDLAYTAPWMHNGLMDDLYGIVNLYNSGMQMINPTPEEKKADPKFPVTDHLIKPLKLNEKEIDALVAFLESISGSYYKMPRPEIPRK; from the coding sequence ATGAGAAAATTTTCAGATCTCAAATTAATATTGCTGATAGGAGGGGTGTCTTTCTTCTTTATGCAGTATACTATACAGCGGTATAGTGTAGATTATGGAGAGGTTGTGGAGCAGTATAAGCAGCCTTCAAAATACTGGCCCAAACCGGTAGTGGATCCCAGTGTACAGTGGAAGGAGTTTGAAGCAATAGAGCAGGACTCCAATTATTACGAAACACAGGAGCTTCCGGAAGTTGTACTTGGTAAGAAGCTTTTTTTCGATCCTAAATTATCAGCCTCCAGCCAGATATCATGCAGCAGTTGCCATAATCCTGAACTGGGATGGGCAGATCGTCAGGAAGTAGCATTGGGAAATGATCATTTGCAAGGGAAAAGGAATACACAGTCATTGTTTAATATAGCGGAGCGGGAATCATTCTTTTGGGACGGACGTGCGAAGACATTAGAGGAGCAACTTGTAGGGCCAATTTCGGCACATAATGAAATGAATATGAAACCTGAAAAGCTGGCGTCCAAACTGGCTAAGTATACTGAATACAGAAAACTTTTCAGAGAGGTATATCAGAGCGATCATATTACATTTGATAAAATAGCTAAAGCATTGGCTACTTTTCAGCGTACTATAAGAAGCCAGCCCAGTAAACTGGATAAGTTTATAAAGGGAGATTATAAAGCATTATCGGATAAAGAGATTTACGGAATGCATGTGTTCCGGACCAAAGCCGGATGTATGAATTGTCATTATGGAAAATATATGACTGATGAATCCTTTCATAATATCGGATTAACTTATTACAAACGGGAGTATGAGGACCTGGGAAGGTATAATATAACCAAAGATCCGGACGATACCGGAAAGTTTAAAACACCTTCTTTAAGAGATCTGGCTTATACAGCACCATGGATGCATAATGGCCTTATGGATGACCTTTATGGAATTGTAAATTTATATAATAGCGGAATGCAGATGATTAATCCTACGCCGGAGGAGAAAAAAGCAGATCCTAAATTTCCGGTAACGGATCATCTGATAAAACCTTTAAAGCTTAATGAAAAAGAAATAGATGCATTGGTTGCTTTTCTGGAAAGCATTTCGGGTAGCTATTACAAGATGCCACGCCCGGAAATACCAAGAAAGTAA
- a CDS encoding alpha/beta hydrolase: MKSRLLYALALSFFSVLNYAQIENINIGIKIPLKSEVLKEGRSVWVSLPEGYQKDQKTAYPVIYVLDAENNFNYLSSVYHYLSKEPFGILPQGILVAVANTNRTRDLTPTKSSKEMDLGGKKQAMFTESGGNAAFMEFIKGELFPLIENNYRTNGYKVFVGHSFGGLTAVNNLLTEPLFNAYIANDPSLWWDKELMIKKAEASTRDFKNIKFFLAQANNAEARNGKEDEHETAIGKFKNLLEYGKLKNLQWKYGFYEKDDHGTVPLPGNNDGLRFIFKSYKWNFRDALKNSALINEHYQKVSEEMGYTFKPTETFFRKIIDIAKERATPAVVKEFEALQKQYYPDSK, from the coding sequence ATGAAATCCCGATTGTTGTATGCATTAGCATTATCTTTTTTTTCAGTGCTTAATTATGCCCAAATAGAAAACATTAATATAGGCATCAAAATTCCATTAAAATCAGAAGTACTAAAGGAAGGTCGATCTGTATGGGTATCGTTGCCGGAAGGCTATCAAAAAGACCAAAAAACAGCCTATCCTGTAATCTATGTACTGGATGCAGAAAATAACTTCAATTATTTGTCATCCGTTTACCATTATTTGAGCAAAGAACCATTCGGAATATTACCACAAGGAATTCTTGTAGCTGTAGCCAATACGAACAGAACCCGTGATCTTACTCCAACAAAATCTTCTAAGGAAATGGATTTAGGTGGTAAAAAGCAAGCTATGTTTACGGAGAGTGGCGGCAATGCTGCTTTTATGGAATTCATTAAAGGGGAATTGTTTCCTCTTATTGAGAACAACTACCGGACCAATGGTTACAAAGTATTTGTAGGTCATTCTTTTGGAGGCCTTACAGCTGTTAATAATCTGCTGACGGAGCCTTTGTTCAATGCCTATATTGCGAATGACCCGAGTCTGTGGTGGGACAAAGAACTCATGATAAAGAAAGCTGAGGCTTCCACAAGAGATTTTAAGAATATTAAGTTCTTTTTGGCGCAGGCGAATAATGCTGAGGCAAGAAATGGAAAAGAGGACGAACACGAAACTGCAATCGGAAAGTTTAAAAACCTTTTGGAGTACGGAAAGCTAAAAAATCTTCAATGGAAATACGGTTTCTATGAGAAAGACGATCATGGAACAGTACCATTACCCGGAAATAATGACGGTCTGCGTTTTATATTCAAATCCTATAAGTGGAATTTCAGAGATGCTTTGAAGAATTCTGCACTTATCAATGAGCATTACCAAAAAGTATCTGAAGAGATGGGGTATACTTTTAAGCCTACAGAAACATTCTTCAGAAAGATTATTGATATTGCTAAAGAAAGAGCAACTCCTGCTGTTGTAAAGGAATTTGAAGCTTTGCAAAAGCAATATTATCCCGATTCGAAATAG
- a CDS encoding helix-turn-helix domain-containing protein — translation MDLYMTKDTDKDEAYAAGENILRLAITDEERAKAYAKMGKAMYDKNSYAEAIQLLEKGDHYAQISGSTYERFFINFYLSDAYAQVGFSGKAQRSWQIASKEAGKLKKYMPAGFMIDQRCIANLEEDEDYCKAIQQRLKLIEHISKADIDISTQRINNAANYSGLAYDYIKCGDMMKAKQALLEAKYIYENYYDAEHLLSLPRYYLSKAIIAVKEGSKAEGKHWFDMAFETAVKKKLTNDEELIVRERLLSNIDTNKELQHQNIDYYTKFYKDKVKQARRAAKNEIDKKETKVVNQNKKINILLVIVTVLVLSFLYVYKRKVRLRSKLLNTLSRLRQTKEPVTVAHTEKRKKVTEGPTVIKDPNTEAVLLRRLDKFEKTEQYITKGITLPKMAVLLKTNTTYLSYIIKTHRDSDFSQYINRNRINYIVGKLKNHPEYLNYKIGYLAEECGFPTHSQFGSVFKTETGMSPSQFINSLKQEKNKERSRN, via the coding sequence ATGGATCTTTACATGACAAAAGACACCGATAAAGATGAAGCTTATGCTGCGGGTGAGAATATACTGCGTCTGGCTATAACCGATGAAGAGCGGGCAAAAGCTTATGCAAAAATGGGAAAGGCTATGTATGATAAAAATAGTTATGCAGAGGCCATTCAGTTATTGGAAAAAGGAGACCATTATGCACAGATAAGCGGTAGTACCTACGAACGCTTTTTTATTAATTTTTATTTATCAGATGCTTATGCTCAGGTCGGTTTTTCGGGAAAAGCACAGCGGAGTTGGCAAATAGCAAGTAAGGAAGCCGGAAAGCTAAAGAAATATATGCCTGCTGGTTTTATGATCGATCAGCGTTGTATAGCTAATCTGGAAGAAGATGAAGACTATTGTAAAGCGATACAGCAAAGATTAAAACTAATAGAGCACATCAGTAAGGCAGATATAGACATCAGTACCCAGAGGATTAATAATGCTGCAAATTATAGTGGTTTGGCCTATGATTATATAAAATGTGGTGACATGATGAAAGCGAAACAGGCTTTGCTGGAAGCTAAATATATATATGAAAACTATTATGATGCCGAGCACCTGTTGTCATTGCCCCGATATTATCTGAGTAAGGCGATTATAGCTGTAAAAGAAGGGAGTAAGGCTGAAGGGAAGCATTGGTTTGATATGGCCTTTGAGACTGCAGTTAAAAAAAAACTCACAAATGATGAAGAGCTTATTGTAAGAGAACGATTGTTGAGCAATATAGATACTAATAAGGAACTTCAGCATCAGAATATAGACTATTATACCAAATTTTATAAAGACAAGGTCAAACAGGCAAGGCGGGCAGCAAAGAATGAAATTGATAAAAAAGAGACTAAAGTTGTTAATCAGAATAAAAAAATTAATATTCTTCTCGTCATTGTAACAGTTCTGGTCCTGAGTTTTTTATATGTATATAAACGCAAGGTAAGATTAAGATCGAAGCTGCTCAATACACTTTCCAGATTAAGGCAGACCAAAGAGCCTGTAACAGTTGCACATACGGAAAAGAGGAAGAAAGTAACCGAGGGACCTACGGTTATAAAAGATCCCAATACTGAAGCTGTTTTACTCAGAAGGCTGGATAAATTTGAAAAAACAGAACAATATATAACCAAGGGAATTACGCTTCCTAAAATGGCGGTTTTGTTAAAAACCAATACAACCTACCTTAGTTATATTATTAAAACACACAGAGATTCGGATTTTAGTCAGTATATCAACAGAAACAGAATTAATTATATCGTAGGAAAACTGAAAAACCATCCGGAGTATCTGAATTATAAAATAGGATACCTGGCAGAGGAGTGTGGTTTCCCTACTCACAGTCAGTTTGGCAGTGTTTTCAAAACCGAAACGGGTATGTCGCCATCTCAGTTTATTAATAGTCTGAAGCAGGAGAAAAATAAGGAACGAAGCAGGAATTAG
- a CDS encoding dipeptidase, whose protein sequence is MKNYNIDLHCDLLYYLLRPGTRIDDREIGCSLPFLKEGNVMLQVMALYTATAKGSRGEGLRQSEIFAELTRQEGFYLFDKEALNNPESQKGVGVIASLENASNFCEEDMDLDEGFENLEKIIENTKGIFYIGITHHHENRFGGGNFSQAGLKDDGKVLIDYLSDKKIAIDLAHTSDQLAHDIFNYTAQRNYKIPILASHSNFRSVYPNNRNLPDELVKELIARKGLIGINFIKDYIHKTNPEVIYDHIAYGIGLGTENNLAYGGDFFYDKDHPDKSRYPFFFKGMDDATTYNTINERLIKVYEPEIVNKISHQNALRFIRELWE, encoded by the coding sequence ATGAAAAACTATAATATAGACCTTCACTGTGATTTGTTATATTATCTGCTAAGACCGGGAACCAGAATTGATGACAGGGAAATTGGCTGTTCGTTGCCTTTTCTGAAAGAAGGAAATGTGATGTTGCAGGTAATGGCTTTGTATACTGCAACGGCTAAAGGGAGTAGGGGAGAGGGATTGAGGCAGAGTGAGATTTTTGCTGAACTTACCCGGCAAGAAGGCTTTTATCTGTTTGATAAAGAGGCTTTAAACAATCCGGAGAGTCAAAAAGGAGTGGGCGTTATTGCATCACTGGAAAATGCTTCTAACTTCTGTGAAGAAGATATGGACCTGGATGAAGGCTTCGAAAACCTTGAAAAGATTATTGAGAATACAAAGGGTATTTTCTATATCGGAATCACGCATCACCATGAAAACCGCTTTGGTGGCGGTAACTTTTCTCAGGCGGGTCTGAAGGACGATGGTAAGGTACTGATAGATTATCTGTCGGATAAGAAAATTGCTATAGATCTGGCACATACAAGCGATCAGTTAGCGCATGATATTTTCAACTATACTGCACAACGGAATTATAAGATTCCGATTTTGGCAAGTCATTCTAATTTTCGTTCTGTGTACCCCAATAACAGAAATCTTCCTGATGAATTGGTTAAAGAACTGATTGCCAGAAAAGGGCTGATCGGGATCAATTTCATTAAAGATTATATCCATAAAACCAATCCGGAGGTGATCTATGATCATATTGCCTATGGAATAGGTCTGGGAACTGAAAATAATCTGGCTTATGGTGGTGATTTCTTCTATGATAAGGACCATCCGGATAAGTCGAGATATCCTTTTTTCTTTAAAGGAATGGATGATGCTACCACTTATAATACAATCAATGAGAGGCTAATAAAAGTATATGAGCCAGAGATTGTCAATAAAATCAGTCATCAGAATGCTTTGCGTTTTATACGTGAATTGTGGGAGTAA
- a CDS encoding DUF6850 family outer membrane beta-barrel protein produces the protein MKYSLSLLLLSVFLVGTKLSAQSNDTIVQKVYEEYSPERLLKNTVNINPANYMGARKYSITTFSLSTENANTPYELQQKGKGKSIWGAETHATQLLDHKTLVWGTASYNNGKYKKMLWNENADYDVIYPYVAADSVGGDMKFENYAFSGGYAKKLGAYTIGVTGSYRASMSYRDVDPRPKNTTANIALAIGGNKLIMDKFRIGAYLEGEKYTQKHYLSFVNSQGFPMIYNMSGLGNYNELLSGKLRQAYYEGWSYGGGIQIYDANSRNWYLNLSIRKFQLDKYLTEYTDLNASKVDEQQFGFSLGKFFTAGKLFWGIIAEGNTKERKGTENLFLNDNSRNYIQIGSAERYNHKISNLLFKGLLQTEHRDTRSSLIPFFGIIQEKEKYNNPLSAVNLNKMVYGADYQWWKTFNNQLTLSANLGFSVTEVYKKDALFSNVAKPAIYQMLQDNYSFQSANFWQAALDINFHFSLPVIQNAFVGGKMIYNGFKNGNNMLFAATIGSVF, from the coding sequence ATGAAATATTCTCTTTCTCTGCTTTTATTGTCTGTTTTTCTGGTGGGAACAAAGCTCAGTGCTCAGAGTAATGATACCATTGTCCAAAAGGTGTATGAAGAATATAGCCCGGAAAGGCTGTTAAAAAACACGGTGAATATAAACCCTGCGAACTATATGGGAGCACGGAAATACAGCATTACCACTTTCAGCCTGTCCACAGAGAATGCCAATACACCGTATGAACTTCAGCAAAAAGGTAAGGGAAAGAGTATTTGGGGAGCAGAAACCCATGCAACACAACTACTAGATCACAAAACACTGGTATGGGGTACTGCTTCCTATAATAACGGGAAATATAAAAAGATGCTGTGGAATGAAAATGCAGATTATGATGTAATCTATCCTTATGTCGCAGCAGATAGCGTGGGTGGTGATATGAAGTTTGAAAACTATGCTTTTTCAGGGGGATATGCAAAAAAGCTTGGTGCTTATACTATCGGTGTAACCGGGAGTTACAGAGCCAGTATGAGCTATAGGGATGTAGATCCCAGACCTAAAAATACCACAGCGAATATTGCCTTGGCAATAGGTGGTAATAAGCTTATAATGGACAAATTTCGGATAGGGGCATATCTGGAGGGAGAAAAGTATACACAGAAGCATTATCTGAGCTTTGTGAATAGCCAGGGATTCCCAATGATCTATAATATGAGCGGGCTGGGGAATTACAATGAGTTGCTTTCCGGGAAGCTTCGTCAGGCTTATTATGAAGGCTGGTCTTATGGCGGAGGAATACAAATATATGATGCCAACAGCCGTAACTGGTATCTGAATCTGAGTATCAGGAAATTCCAATTGGACAAATATCTTACTGAATATACAGATCTTAATGCTTCGAAAGTGGACGAGCAACAGTTTGGCTTTTCTCTTGGGAAGTTTTTTACGGCTGGAAAACTCTTCTGGGGAATTATAGCTGAAGGAAACACAAAAGAAAGGAAAGGGACTGAGAATCTGTTTCTAAATGATAATTCCAGGAACTATATACAGATTGGATCTGCGGAAAGATACAATCATAAGATTAGTAATTTACTGTTTAAAGGTCTTCTGCAAACAGAACATCGGGATACAAGATCTTCACTAATTCCGTTTTTTGGAATCATCCAGGAAAAGGAAAAATACAACAATCCGTTATCAGCAGTTAATCTGAATAAAATGGTTTATGGTGCCGATTATCAGTGGTGGAAGACTTTTAATAATCAACTGACACTTTCTGCCAATCTTGGGTTTTCTGTTACGGAGGTCTATAAAAAAGACGCGCTCTTTAGTAATGTTGCAAAACCTGCGATCTATCAGATGCTGCAGGATAATTATAGTTTTCAGTCGGCCAATTTCTGGCAGGCAGCACTGGATATTAATTTTCATTTTAGCTTACCTGTTATCCAAAATGCTTTTGTAGGCGGAAAAATGATATACAATGGTTTTAAAAATGGCAATAATATGCTGTTTGCAGCCACTATAGGAAGTGTGTTTTAA